From Penaeus monodon isolate SGIC_2016 chromosome 6, NSTDA_Pmon_1, whole genome shotgun sequence, the proteins below share one genomic window:
- the LOC119574375 gene encoding transmembrane protein 201 homolog, translated as MAYEMVMPVIAGASGVFAGCAVLYSKIRPRFPVRVNCWFCNKDTKVEFRHREGWMCPSCEQYNGFTEDGDYNRDLPAQYCSSLNSPVGCQTAKKPQTQPSLALGNGFCQTCNLNQTLKVRALADYTPN; from the exons ATGGCGTACGAAATGGTAATGCCAGTAATAGCAGGTGCCTCTGGGGTCTTCGCTGGCTGCGCCGTGCTGTACAGCAAAATAAG GCCAAGGTTTCCAGTCCGTGTCAACTGCTGGTTTTGTAACAAAGATACGAAAGTTGAATTTAGGCATAGAGAAGGCTGGATGTGTCCTTCATGTGAGCAATACAATGGATTCACAGAG GATGGTGATTACAACCGAGACTTACCTGCTCAATACTGCAGTAGCCTCAACTCCCCAGTAGGTTGTCAGACAGCTAAGAAACCTCAAACTCAGCCAAGTCTTGCATTAGGTAATGGCTTTTGTCAAACATGCAATCTCAACCAAACGTTAAAAGTTCGAGCATTAGCAGACTACACACCCAATTGA